AAACCACCGATTAGTTTCGGAAGTCAACGGTACATGCAAACTAACAACCTGCGCCTGATCACAGATTTCTTCCAGAGTACTCTCCTGTGCCCATTCATCTGAAAAATCTTTCAGATACTTATCATAAGCCAGCACATTACATCCAAAGGCTTTTACACGTTTGGCAAACTCATGTCCTGTATTCCCATATCCGATAATTCCGACTGTTTTTCCCTTTAGTTCTGTACCCCGATTCCCTTCCCTATCCCATACCAGACTCCGGACCTGTCTGTCAGCCCTGCTTAGGTGATTCATCAGCGAAAGTAACATACCCATTGCATGCTCAGCTACAGCATCCCGATTGCCTTCCGGAGCATTGAATAGTTGGATGTCTCGTTTTAAGACAGCGTCTACATCAATCTGATCAAGCCCTGCTCCTGCTCTAGCAATAAATTTTAGCTTTGTAGCCCGTTCGAGAAATGCTTCATCCAGTTGCATTTTACTACGGACTATGATTCCTTCATAATTGCTTATAGTCTCCAGTACTTCAGCACGACTGATATCTGGTTGATAATTTACAGCATATCCTTTTTCTCCCAACATTGGAAGCAGAGAGGCATGCATCTTATCTATAACAAGTATTTGCATGGTCATAAATTAGTGAGCTGCAAAAATAATAGGTTTTTAAAATAAAAAACCCTCTAGGTAGAGGGTTATAAAGATTTCATCTCTTGTATTGAAATACTCTCTACAAACTATATAACAACTTTGCAGTAAAGAAATATACAGTTAACCCCAGCAAGTCATTTGCTGTTGTAATAAAAGGCCCAGAAGCAACAGCAGGATTCACACCAAATCTATCCAGTACCAACGGAGTTACTGTTCCCATAAATGAGGCCAGCAGTACAACCGCTAAAATAGAAATTGAAACTACAATAGATAATTTCAGATCACGGGTAGCACCATAAATGACCAGAAATAAAACCATAGACAACAAAGCGCCATTCAGCATCCCAATACTAAACACCTTCAACAAACGTCGAATCACACTCTGCTCAACTACAGATGGACTTGCCAGACTTTGCAAAATGACAGAAGAAGACTGTACACCTACATTTCCACCTGTGCCTGCAATTAGTGTCATAAAATAAGCCAATGCCCCTACTGCCCCCAACACGGGTTTACCTATCATGTCTGTTAGCCAGGCGGCCAGCAATCCTCCTGCCATTCCTATAATCTGCCAGGGCAAGCGAGCCTTTACAGAAGCCCATACTGTATCATCTTCCTCAATACCACCTGACAAACCCGTCATTGCCTGCCGATCCTGTTCTGCCTGTTCGGTAATTACGTCGACAATATCATCGATGGTAATCCGACCTAATAACCGACCATTCACATTCACTACCGGTACAGATTCCAGATCATAACGTTGCATAATATCAGCGACTTCTTCAGCAGATTGGTGAGAATCAACGGATACAACATCATCCTCATAGATATCTGCCACCTTTGTCGATACACGTGACAATACAATTTTTTTCAGTGATACCCTTCCTCTTAATACATTGTTATCGTCTACTACATAAACAGAGTTCACTTTCTCTACTTTCTCTGCTTGCCTTCTGATTTCATCTACCGTCTGTGTTACCGTCCATTTGATATTGGCCTTTACAAGCTCCTTTGCCATTAATCCACCAGCTGTGTCCTCCTCATAATGTAATAGGTCAATAATATATCTTGCTTTTTCCCGATCTTCCAGCAAAGCCAGTACCTCTTCTTTGGTACGGGTTGGCTGCTCATTCAGAATATCGGCTGCATCATCTGAATCCAGATAAGAGATGAACTGTGCAATGGTTTCTGTTGAAAACGCTTTAAGAAAATCTTCCCGCCAGTTTGGAGCCAGATTATTAATTACCTGAGCAGCGGTTTCTTCATCCAGAATGGCTATGATATATTGTGCATATTCATCTGTAGGAAACTCATACAGAAGAGCTGCCATATCTGCCGGATATAACTCGTCCATTGCCTGACGCAAAAAATCATCATCATGTGTTTCTATTGCATCTATCAATAGGTCCAGATAATCTTGCGTCAGTTCAAATGCCATGCAAAGAGAAAGAGATAAGGGTGATAAATGAATAAACCAACAGATTACCCAATGTATTCTGATTCTGTTTTACCATAGTGGTCCTCATGAATCATGCCACATTCAGCAACTATTTTTCGGCTGCAAAATTACAGGAAGATCCATACAAATGATAGTAACACAGAATTTTTTCCAGGTAAAAAAACTATTTTTTGTCTAATTTTTAAGTCTATAAAATTAAGTTTGTGTTAAAAAAATGCAAATAACTCGTATTGATCTGAAGATGGTTTACTGCATAGCACTAAACTGCTGTGTCAGATAAACAAAATCTGCTACAGAAAGTTGTTCGGCACGTTTGTCTAATAAAGGATTTTCCAGTAATTCAGGTGATAGCCCCAGTGGTTTCAGCGAGTTTCGAAGTGTTTTGCGCCGATTATTAAAACCTTGTTTCACCACTTTAAAAAACAGTGCCTCATCGCATTCCAGAGCAGCTACTTCGTTTCGTCTGAGACGAATTACACCTGATTGTACTTTGGGTGGGGGATCAAATACATGAGGAGGAACGGTAAAGAGATACTCAATAGTATAATACGCCTGCAAAAACACACTAAGTATTCCATAATCCTTGTTTCCCGGAGGAGAAGCAATGCGTTGTGCTACCTCTTTTTGCAGCATACAGACTATTTCAGGTACAGAATCTTTGTATTCCAATACCTTAAAAAATATCTGTGAGGAGATATTATAGGGAAAGTTACCAATTAGGGCAAAAGGCTTATTAAAAAGGCTATCCAATCGAAGTTGCAAAAAATCGCCTTCAATAAGTTTTGAAGAAAGAGCAGGATACTTTTTACGCAAAAAAGTTGCTGATTCTCTATCAATCTCACAAAGGTGAAAATCAATGTCCTTCCTTTCTATCAGAAAATCAGTCAAGACGCCTGTTCCAGGTCCTAGCTCCAATACTACCTCATAGTTTTTATGTCCGGTCAGGGCATCTACGATGTTTTTTGCAATGTTGGTATCCAGCAGAAAGTGCTGTCCAAGATGTTTTTTAGGTTTAACGTTCAAAATACAATAGGGGATTTTGTTCTGTTCTATAAAATCATCCCAAAAATACTATACTTTTTTGTCAGAGAAACCTCCTTTCTATAAAATACGTTTCTAAAAACCAAAA
This genomic stretch from Xanthocytophaga agilis harbors:
- a CDS encoding 2-hydroxyacid dehydrogenase, which codes for MQILVIDKMHASLLPMLGEKGYAVNYQPDISRAEVLETISNYEGIIVRSKMQLDEAFLERATKLKFIARAGAGLDQIDVDAVLKRDIQLFNAPEGNRDAVAEHAMGMLLSLMNHLSRADRQVRSLVWDREGNRGTELKGKTVGIIGYGNTGHEFAKRVKAFGCNVLAYDKYLKDFSDEWAQESTLEEICDQAQVVSLHVPLTSETNRWFNEVMFDNFRHSVFFINTSRGEVAPFVALQAAIEKGKILGACLDVLENEKLKTLTSEQQSAFAYLAQSDKVLFSPHVAGWTHESYVKINEVLVHKISGTFPLSVSSNLKE
- the mgtE gene encoding magnesium transporter, with product MAFELTQDYLDLLIDAIETHDDDFLRQAMDELYPADMAALLYEFPTDEYAQYIIAILDEETAAQVINNLAPNWREDFLKAFSTETIAQFISYLDSDDAADILNEQPTRTKEEVLALLEDREKARYIIDLLHYEEDTAGGLMAKELVKANIKWTVTQTVDEIRRQAEKVEKVNSVYVVDDNNVLRGRVSLKKIVLSRVSTKVADIYEDDVVSVDSHQSAEEVADIMQRYDLESVPVVNVNGRLLGRITIDDIVDVITEQAEQDRQAMTGLSGGIEEDDTVWASVKARLPWQIIGMAGGLLAAWLTDMIGKPVLGAVGALAYFMTLIAGTGGNVGVQSSSVILQSLASPSVVEQSVIRRLLKVFSIGMLNGALLSMVLFLVIYGATRDLKLSIVVSISILAVVLLASFMGTVTPLVLDRFGVNPAVASGPFITTANDLLGLTVYFFTAKLLYSL
- the rsmA gene encoding 16S rRNA (adenine(1518)-N(6)/adenine(1519)-N(6))-dimethyltransferase RsmA, with the translated sequence MLNVKPKKHLGQHFLLDTNIAKNIVDALTGHKNYEVVLELGPGTGVLTDFLIERKDIDFHLCEIDRESATFLRKKYPALSSKLIEGDFLQLRLDSLFNKPFALIGNFPYNISSQIFFKVLEYKDSVPEIVCMLQKEVAQRIASPPGNKDYGILSVFLQAYYTIEYLFTVPPHVFDPPPKVQSGVIRLRRNEVAALECDEALFFKVVKQGFNNRRKTLRNSLKPLGLSPELLENPLLDKRAEQLSVADFVYLTQQFSAMQ